The genomic interval AAAACCGTCTAATACCTTGTTGATAAGTAAGATCAGCTCGTACAGATACGAGACCAATAACATGACCATGCTCAACAAATGATTGAGAAAAACCATGGCCTTTAGCCATATAAGTACCAAACGCAGCCAGGTTACCTTGAGGAGTAGTAGTGCCTTGTGCACCAGTACCACCAGTTTGAGCAATAGGAGCAATATTAATAGGAGTAGAACCACCGCCCAAATACTCAGGGCGTTGAAGGCGAGCATCTGGAGAAGCTACGCCAAAGTGTGAGCGGATTATCTCGGTATACCGAGTACCGCCACGAGCGTCCCGCTCAAGcagcttttgaatttgaaaagacTGACGAAGCTGATTGATAGTAGCAGCAGTAGCAGCAGACAAATCAGCATATAAACCAGTAGCAACAGTAGCAGAACCTATCTTAAGACTAGTACCAGAACCAGTACTGTACATATTCTTAATAAGATTGCCTTGTGTAGTAGAAATAACTCCAACATCAGAACCAGATGCACCGCTAAAAGCGATAGGTGCAGAAGTACCTAAAGGTAGAGAAACGGCAGTGCCGCCCTTTTGGGGCCAAGGTAATGCAGAGGTGAAGTAGTCGTGTCGTTTACCACGACGAAGAAGAGTGTAATTAGTAGAAGGAGTAGTATCAGGGCCATCGCCCTTATCGACTACAACGGAATTTTGTAAATTCTCGTCACGAAACCATTGGTTATAAATAAGATTGTAAGCCCTTACAGGCAGCGCAGAGTGTGAAACCGTATTACTGACGCCAACTTGCCCCGCAGTTGGCAGGCCAAAATAGTCTTGCAGTGAACCAACTGCATAACCTCCGGCTGGTGAAACTTGTTGAGGGATAGAGTAGGAAATACTATCGGCAGGATTATCCTGCTCCCCCATAAATTTAACCCAATTGTTCCATACCAAACGATtaggaacaaagaaaaagaatgagtCCAGATGGAGATTATCCATAACTGGGAATATCGGAGTGGCCAGTCGACCAAACATCGTAACA from Fragaria vesca subsp. vesca unplaced genomic scaffold, FraVesHawaii_1.0 scf0510605, whole genome shotgun sequence carries:
- the LOC101314332 gene encoding capsid protein VP1-like → MLQFIVSVKDRAAEVFNRPFFVPHRNVAVRDFTDEINRANADNPLNKHPDDFDLYLLGQFDDSNGAFIREGSPTVLVLPGDTFNVNVTMFGRLATPIFPVMDNLHLDSFFFFVPNRLVWNNWVKFMGEQDNPADSISYSIPQQVSPAGGYAVGSLQDYFGLPTAGQVGVSNTVSHSALPVRAYNLIYNQWFRDENLQNSVVVDKGDGPDTTPSTNYTLLRRGKRHDYFTSALPWPQKGGTAVSLPLGTSAPIAFSGASGSDVGVISTTQGNLIKNMYSTGSGTSLKIGSATVATGLYADLSAATAATINQLRQSFQIQKLLERDARGGTRYTEIIRSHFGVASPDARLQRPEYLGGGSTPINIAPIAQTGGTGAQGTTTPQGNLAAFGTYMAKGHGFSQSFVEHGHVIGLVSVRADLTYQQ